In Macadamia integrifolia cultivar HAES 741 chromosome 13, SCU_Mint_v3, whole genome shotgun sequence, one DNA window encodes the following:
- the LOC122059059 gene encoding uncharacterized protein LOC122059059: MIRLLGMLITFRFILLYSLLAVLHGPCGADPPYPYCSNVTTSSSLFQYNLNDLFSHLSSNASLSIFKNSTTGNETDTVYGLFLCLGFDTLDKCKICVDTAIQDIKKLCPNNEEATVWEEYCQLRYSNKSFFGYTDDAGNLPLWNRKNISDPNQFSQVVRELLNSLSRSASFDPSTGLYATGKANLSINEKVYGLVQCTRDLSGNDCLKCLQDATNEILSCCYFYRGARLLSKSCYLRYELYAFYEGATEALPPPPPPSTGDHKKKISTKILIITTVSACVAVAFLGSFVYCLVAKGRKEITFPETSTHQNNTIFPNYVVQGAEEMEPHDIPLFRLDIIHSITDNFSDSKKLGEGGFGPVFKGTLTDGREVAIKRLSISSEQGSEEFMNEVMLIMRLQHKNLVRLLGCCIEGGEKILIYEYMHNSSLDVVLRDSRTRAQLHWRRRFNIIVGIARGILYLHEDSRLKIIHRDLKPSNVLLDQEMNPKISDFGIARIFCGRNGEKNTGRIVGTFGYMAPEFAMDGVYSTKSDVFSFGVILLEIVTGTRNAGFHRSKHAPSLLEYAWQLWCEGRGLELMDPFLAETYCPSEFLRCINVGLLCVQEDAIDRPNMSNVVVMLRSESLPLPHPQKPPFSVGRATPIIIDELSINWLTISGITPLHNELFKSIPEEVNGEMLLWMRLSSSACIQILGVPGFASTKNISSRKRKTADCEAFPLLFTQFHILHYCRILGKKYKHLVGMSKTFHFILLYSLLALLHSPCGADAPYPFCSNTTANNTVNTLFKSNLNQLFSSLSSSSSLSKFSNYTIGNKTERVYGLFLCLGFDTMVQCKNCVDMAVQDITRLCPYGDEATVWEEYCLLRYSSQNFFGHTDYTRYLPLWNNKTISNPNQFSLVVRELLNNLSNSAILDPSTGLYATGQTNLTSDQKVYGLVQCTRDLSGNDCLQCLRNATDEIISCCYFYRGARLLTKSCYLRYELYAFYEGATEALPTPPSSSEADDQNKKISTKILSITVVSACVAVALLGISVYCLVAKGRKEITVPETPLGSPNSTDLLNYFGPGSEEMEPHDIPTFNLATIHATTDNFSDSKKLGQGGFGLVFKGTLPDGREVAIKRLSSSSDQGSEEFMNEALLIMRLQHKNLVRLLGCCIEDGEKILVYEYMPNGSLDGVLFDPRTRATFDWRRRFNIIVGIARGILYLHEDSRLRIIHRDLKPSNVLLDQDVNPKISDFGMARIFGGSDGEKNTARIVGTYGYMAPEFAMEGVYSTMSDVYSFGVILLEIVTGRRNAGFHRSKHASSLLDYAWQLWSKERGLELMDPLLTETYCSNEFLRCINVGLLCVQEDAIYRPTMSNVVVMLRSESLSLPQPQKPAFSVGQVAPMMIDDFSVNWLTVTPR, translated from the exons ATGATTCGGTTGCTGGGCATGTTGATAACTTTCCGATTCATCTTACTATATTCCCTTCTTGCTGTCCTCCATGGCCCCTGTGGTGCTGATCCTCCCTATCCCTATTGTTCTAATGTTACTACATCAAGTAGTTTGTTTCAGTACAATCTCAATGACCTCTTCTCTCATTTATCTTCTAATGCTTCTCTTTCAATCTTCAAAAATTCCACCACTGGAAATGAAACTGATACAGTCTATGGCCTCTTTCTATGCCTTGGATTTGATACCTTAGACAAGTGCAAGATATGTGTGGACACTGCAATTCAAGACATTAAAAAACTCTGTCCCAACAATGAAGAAGCAACAGTATGGGAGGAGTACTGCCAACTGCGATACTCCAACAAAAGTTTCTTTGGCTATACAGACGACGCCGGAAATCTTCCTCTGTGGAATAGGAAAAATATTTCAGATCCCAATCAGTTCAGTCAGGTTGTGAGGGAGCTCTTGAATAGCCTGTCGAGAAGCGCTTCTTTCGATCCTTCCACGGGTTTGTATGCCACAGGGAAAGCTAATCTTTCCATTAATGAAAAGGTATATGGTCTTGTCCAGTGCACTAGAGACTTGTCTGGAAATGACTGTCTTAAATGCCTTCAAGATGCCACAAATGAAATCCTAAGTTGCTGCTACTTTTATAGAGGGGCAAGACTTCTCAGTAAGAGTTGCTATCTAAGGTATGAGTTATACGCTTTCTATGAAGGAGCTACTGAAGCTTTGCCTCCTCCTCCGCCCCCAAGCACAG GTGatcacaaaaagaaaatatcGACCAAGATTCTAATCATTACCACCGTATCAGCTTGCGTTGCAGTTGCTTTCTTAGGATCCTTTGTTTACTGCCTAGTTGCAAAAG GGAGAAAGGAAATCACTTTTCCAGAAACTTCAACACATCAAAACAACACTATTTTTCCAAATTATGTTGTCCAAGGAGCCGAAGAGATGGAGCCGCATGATATTCCTTTATTTCGTTTAGACATCATACATTCAATTACAGATAACTTTTCTGATTCAAAGAAGCTTGGAGAAGGAGGATTTGGCCCAGTTTTTAAG GGAACCCTAACTGATGGAAGAGAAGTAGCAATAAAGAGGCTCTCAATCAGTTCTGAGCAAGGTTCAGAGGAGTTTATGAATGAAGTCATGCTTATAATGAGACTTCAACATAAAAATCTTGTGAGGCTCTTGGGTTGTTGCATAGAAGGCGGAGAAAAAATTCTTATCTATGAATACATGCACAACAGCAGCCTTGATGTTGTGCTACGTG ATTCAAGGACACGAGCACAACTACATTGGAGAAGGCGGTTTAACATTATTGTTGGAATAGCCCGAGGCATCCTTTATCTTCATGAGGATTCTCGACTTAAAATCATCCATAGGGACCTCAAACCTAGCAATGTGTTGTTAGATCAGGAAATGAATCCAAAGATCTCAGACTTCGGCATtgcaaggatattttgtggaagAAATGGTGAAAAGAATACCGGAAGGATAGTAGGAACTTT TGGATACATGGCTCCAGAGTTTGCTATGGATGGTGTATATTCCACAAAGTCAGATGTTTTTAGCTTTGGAGTAATCTTACTAGAGATTGTAACTGGGACAAGAAATGCTGGTTTCCATCGGTCCAAACATGCTCCTAGCCTTTTGGAATAT GCATGGCAGCTATGGTGTGAGGGAAGAGGGTTAGAGTTGATGGATCCTTTCTTAGCAGAGACATATTGTCCAAGTGAATTCTTGAGATGTATCAATGTTGGATTGCTGTGTGTACAAGAAGATGCAATAGATAGACCCAACATGTCAAATGTAGTTGTTATGTTGAGAAGTGAATCCCTCCCTCTTCCACATCCTCAAAAACCACCATTCTCTGTTGGCCGAGCCACTCCAATAATTATTGATGAGCTTTCTATCAATTGGTTAACTATTAGTGGTATTACTCCAC TTCATAATGAGCTTTTTAAGAGCATTCCAGAGGAAGTTAATGGTGAGATGCTTCTTTGGATGAGATTAAGCAGTTCAGCTTGTATACAAATTCTGGGGGTCCCAGGTTTTGCATCCACCAAGAACATTTCTTCCCGTAAGCGAAAAACTGCAGATTGTGAGGCATTTCCACTAC TTTTTACTCAATTCCATATTCTCCATTACTGTAGAATTCTTGGGAAAAAGTACAAACATTTGGTGGGCATGTCGAAAACCTTCCATTTCATCTTACTTTATTCGCTTCTTGCTCTGCTTCATAGCCCTTGTGGTGCTGATGCTCCATATCCCTTTTGTTCTAATACTACTGCAAATAACACAGTTAACACTTTGTTTAAGAGCAATCTCAATCagctcttctcttctttatccTCTAGTTCTTCTCTCTCAAAATTCAGTAATTATACTATTGGTAATAAAACTGAGAGAGTCTATGGCCTCTTCCTCTGCCTTGGTTTTGATACTATGGTCCAATGCAAGAACTGTGTGGATATGGCAGTTCAGGACATCACAAGACTCTGTCCCTACGGAGACGAAGCAACTGTGTGGGAGGAGTACTGCCTTCTGAGATACTCCAGCCAAAATTTCTTTGGCCATACAGATTACACCAGATATCTCCCTCTATGGAACAATAAAACCATTTCTAATCCCAATCAGTTCAGTCTTGTTGTGAGGGAGCTGTTGAATAACCTCTCTAATTCGGCTATTTTGGATCCTTCCACTGGCTTGTATGCTACTGGGCAAACTAATCTTACCAGTGATCAAAAGGTATATGGGCTTGTGCAGTGCACCAGAGACTTGTCTGGAAATGACTGTCTTCAATGCCTCCGAAATGCTACAGATGAAATTATAAGTTGCTGCTACTTTTACAGAGGAGCAAGACTTCTCACAAAGAGTTGCTACCTAAGGTATGAGTTATATGCTTTCTATGAAGGAGCCACTGAAGCTTTGCCTACTCCTCCTTCAAGCTCAG AAGCAGATGATCAGAATAAGAAAATATCGACGAAAATTCTAAGCATTACTGTTGTATCAGCTTGTGTTGCAGTAGCTTTATTGGGTATCTCTGTTTACTGCCTAGTTGCCAAAG GAAGAAAGGAAATaactgttccagaaactccttTGGGTTCCCCTAACAGCACCGATTTATTGAATTACTTCGGTCCAGGATCTGAAGAGATGGAGCCTCATGATATTCCTACTTTTAATCTAGCCACTATACATGCAACTACTGATAACTTTTCTGACTCAAAAAAGCTTGGACAGGGAGGATTTGGCCTAGTTTTTAAG GGAACACTACCTGATGGACGAGAAGTAGCAATTAAGAGGCTTTCAAGCAGTTCTGATCAAGGTTCAGAGGAATTTATGAATGAAGCCCTGCTAATAATGAGACTTCAACATAAAAATCTTGTGAGGCTCTTGGGTTGTTGCATAGAAGATGGGGAAAAGATTCTTGTCTATGAATACATGCCCAACGGCAGCCTTGATGGTGTCCTATTTG ATCCAAGGACACGTGCAACATTCGATTGGAGAAGGCGGTTTAACATTATTGTTGGAATTGCTCGGGGTATACTTTATCTTCATGAGGATTCTCGACTTAGAATCATCCACAGGGACCTGAAACCCAGTAATGTACTGTTGGACCAGGATGTGAACCCGAAGATCTCAGACTTTGGCATGGCAAGGATATTTGGTGGAAGCGATGGTGAAAAGAATACCGCAAGGATTGTAGGAACTTA TGGATATATGGCTCCAGAATTTGCTATGGAAGGAGTATATTCCACAATGTCGGACGTTTATAGCTTTGGAGTAATCTTGCTAGAGATTGTAACTGGGAGAAGAAATGCTGGCTTCCATCGTTCCAAACATGCTTCTAGCCTTTTGGATTAT GCATGGCAGCTATGGAGCAAGGAAAGAGGTTTAGAATTGATGGATCCATTGTTAACAGAGACATACTGTTCAAATGAATTCTTGAGATGCATCAATGTTGGATTGTTGTGTGTTCAAGAAGATGCAATATATAGACCCACCATGTCAAATGTCGTCGTTATGTTGAGaagtgaatctctctctcttccacaacCTCAAAAACCTGCGTTCTCTGTTGGCCAAGTCGCTCcaatgatgattgatgatttttCTGTCAATTGGTTAACTGTTACTCCTCGCTGA